In one Defluviitalea raffinosedens genomic region, the following are encoded:
- a CDS encoding LysE family translocator, with amino-acid sequence MNVTSFLIYCIIVTFTPGPTNIVILSTAYNLGTKKALEYCYGATVAFGFLLSISAVLNTTLVAVIPKILVVMQIIGSVYMLYLAYQIYKMEVSEQAMIQTGTFASGILMQFVNPKVVLFTMTVIPSFVIPYYREPMKLALFVSVITLIGFLAFITWVLFGSVFKKFLQKHQKIVNIVMALFLVYSAFMVSGAVELIKR; translated from the coding sequence ATGAATGTTACATCTTTTTTGATCTACTGTATTATCGTTACATTTACTCCTGGGCCCACAAATATTGTTATACTGTCTACAGCCTATAATTTGGGAACGAAAAAGGCACTCGAATATTGCTATGGGGCAACGGTTGCTTTTGGTTTCTTACTTAGTATTTCTGCTGTTTTGAATACGACACTCGTAGCAGTCATACCAAAAATTTTGGTTGTTATGCAGATCATTGGAAGTGTCTATATGCTTTATCTTGCTTATCAGATATACAAAATGGAGGTATCGGAACAGGCGATGATACAAACAGGCACTTTTGCTTCCGGTATTTTGATGCAGTTTGTAAACCCAAAGGTCGTCCTGTTTACAATGACAGTCATTCCAAGTTTTGTGATACCATATTATAGAGAACCTATGAAACTTGCATTATTTGTAAGTGTTATAACATTGATAGGATTTCTGGCATTTATTACATGGGTTCTCTTCGGTTCAGTATTTAAAAAGTTTTTGCAGAAACATCAAAAAATTGTTAATATAGTTATGGCACTGTTTTTAGTTTATTCTGCGTTCATGGTATCGGGAGCAGTTGAGTTAATAAAGAGGTGA
- a CDS encoding AraC family transcriptional regulator, whose protein sequence is MERFIYKKAAGITALSASFTDFKYKKHTHKEYAIGVTLRGIQEYNLAGSHQFSCQNGVMLFNPEQPHDGMAHDETGIDYVMLYIDPKLLLEISEKKDIVRFSSPVVYNYLLRQRILNLSYEILSGSDEALCSELLLSLVDTLTESDLFMYYRKENNMVKKVKERIHSNLGNVLKLDEISSELGLSKFQLIRMFKANVGISPYQYFLNCKVERAKQLIEKDKDVYSAVAECGFVDLTHLNKYFKRIYGITAFEYKSCIS, encoded by the coding sequence ATGGAGCGGTTTATCTATAAAAAGGCTGCAGGGATTACTGCATTGTCAGCAAGTTTTACGGATTTTAAATATAAAAAGCACACCCATAAGGAGTATGCAATAGGTGTAACATTACGAGGCATCCAAGAGTATAACTTAGCTGGAAGCCATCAATTTTCCTGTCAAAATGGTGTTATGCTTTTTAATCCGGAGCAGCCGCATGACGGCATGGCACATGATGAGACAGGTATTGATTATGTTATGCTATATATTGATCCAAAGTTGTTGTTAGAGATTAGTGAAAAAAAGGATATAGTCCGGTTTTCCTCACCCGTTGTTTACAATTATTTGCTTCGACAAAGAATATTGAATCTTTCTTATGAGATTTTAAGTGGAAGTGATGAAGCATTGTGCAGTGAGTTGCTTTTATCTCTTGTCGATACCTTAACTGAGAGCGATCTTTTTATGTACTACAGGAAGGAAAATAACATGGTCAAAAAAGTCAAAGAAAGGATTCATTCCAATTTGGGAAATGTCTTAAAACTTGACGAAATTTCGAGTGAACTTGGTCTTTCAAAATTTCAGCTTATCAGGATGTTTAAAGCCAATGTAGGAATTTCACCCTATCAGTATTTTCTAAACTGTAAGGTTGAACGTGCAAAGCAATTGATAGAAAAAGATAAAGATGTTTATTCAGCAGTCGCAGAATGTGGTTTTGTCGATTTGACCCATTTAAATAAGTATTTTAAAAGAATATATGGAATAACAGCTTTTGAGTATAAGTCTTGCATAAGTTAA
- a CDS encoding putative ABC transporter permease, which yields MNRYIVAFFIFCFLGWIWESVYCTIHEHKWANRGFLYGPICPIYGFGALLGFLIYDLIKPGYLPKMEWWIIFILGFIVSMILEYPTSWVLEKWFKARWWDYSDIPLNINGRTSVPTSVAFGVAGILVMEVMIPLVDRGLSSLPEFLLDILALILVSLISVDTTLTISSLTDFQKYVASIDEEFQNHMTNIVEKVYGNQNSIYKKAIQRIAVFKLPGRKNKIAKQLREKQFMELIKDYYKSDVVKQMDQYIQHGTTTTLEHCENVAWISYLINEKLHLNADEKELIEAAMFHDLYLYDWHDGDSSRKTHGFDHPDIACDNAVKHFGISEKEQEAIRSHMWPLNITKIPKSKEAMIICIADKYCALIETIRLNKRFKLRH from the coding sequence TTGAACAGATATATAGTTGCCTTTTTTATTTTTTGCTTTCTTGGATGGATTTGGGAAAGTGTATATTGCACTATACATGAACATAAGTGGGCTAACAGGGGATTCCTTTATGGTCCGATTTGCCCCATATATGGTTTTGGAGCACTACTAGGGTTTTTGATATATGATTTAATAAAACCTGGTTATCTGCCAAAAATGGAGTGGTGGATAATTTTTATACTTGGATTCATTGTAAGTATGATTTTAGAATATCCTACATCATGGGTGCTTGAAAAATGGTTCAAGGCACGGTGGTGGGATTATAGCGATATTCCTCTCAATATTAACGGAAGGACCAGTGTACCAACTTCCGTTGCCTTTGGTGTTGCCGGAATATTAGTGATGGAAGTTATGATCCCTTTGGTGGACAGAGGACTTTCCTCATTACCTGAATTTTTACTAGATATTCTGGCACTAATCCTTGTCTCACTTATATCTGTAGATACCACATTAACTATATCGTCCCTTACAGATTTCCAAAAATATGTTGCTTCCATAGATGAGGAATTTCAAAATCATATGACCAACATTGTTGAAAAAGTTTATGGCAATCAGAATTCTATTTATAAGAAAGCCATTCAGCGTATTGCAGTTTTTAAACTTCCAGGACGTAAGAATAAGATAGCAAAACAACTTCGTGAAAAGCAATTTATGGAATTGATCAAAGACTATTATAAATCCGATGTGGTAAAGCAAATGGATCAATATATTCAGCATGGTACAACTACCACATTGGAACACTGCGAAAATGTAGCATGGATTAGTTACCTGATTAACGAAAAATTACATCTTAATGCGGATGAAAAGGAACTGATAGAAGCTGCAATGTTTCACGATTTATACCTCTATGACTGGCATGATGGTGATTCTTCCCGCAAAACCCATGGTTTTGATCACCCTGATATTGCATGCGATAATGCAGTAAAACACTTTGGGATATCTGAGAAAGAACAAGAAGCTATCCGCAGCCATATGTGGCCGCTGAATATTACGAAAATCCCTAAAAGTAAAGAGGCTATGATCATATGTATTGCCGATAAATATTGTGCCCTTATTGAGACCATTCGCTTAAATAAACGTTTTAAATTGAGGCATTAG
- a CDS encoding TetR/AcrR family transcriptional regulator, producing the protein MNLTQNPVAMRSKKAILKALLKLMKEMPYEEITVKQILLESKLTRKTFYRNFDNKKDVLDSYIDSIIFEYLSEVLRNNACKNSHFLFEIIVSFLEQYKEVVSILWQNGLEHLLLNQLNTHILSNHRMHRESSTDSVLSGEMSDYLCVFNIGGIWNIVNMWIRTGMKEPMEDIIKTIEM; encoded by the coding sequence ATGAATCTGACTCAAAATCCTGTTGCTATGAGATCGAAAAAAGCTATCCTAAAAGCTTTACTTAAACTTATGAAGGAAATGCCATATGAAGAGATTACCGTAAAGCAAATATTATTGGAATCCAAGCTGACAAGAAAAACTTTCTATCGAAACTTTGACAATAAAAAAGATGTTTTAGATTCATATATAGATTCAATTATTTTTGAGTATCTCAGTGAAGTTCTCAGAAATAATGCTTGTAAAAATAGTCATTTTTTATTTGAAATTATTGTAAGTTTTCTTGAGCAATACAAAGAAGTTGTATCTATTCTTTGGCAGAATGGACTTGAACACCTACTGCTCAATCAATTAAATACCCACATTCTTAGTAATCATCGTATGCATCGGGAGTCTAGTACAGATTCTGTTCTTTCTGGAGAAATGTCAGATTACCTGTGCGTGTTTAATATAGGTGGTATTTGGAACATTGTTAATATGTGGATACGCACAGGTATGAAAGAACCTATGGAAGACATTATTAAAACAATAGAAATGTAG
- a CDS encoding flavodoxin family protein: MKVVILNLSPRNNGLTASLLHVVEEELKKYKEVHVDFCNIGDYIIAPCLGCYSCYKTGKCHIDDDGESLSVLIGGADIIIFGSPTYASNITGQGKILIDRGHFVLEQLLTNKYAICITTGENYGHKDSLKILKKLCLYSGAFISKAYPVTQPYGSRLSEKMIRKTKRAAHKIYKDVVMHKKYILQRVIHSIIFYIGIKPFVLKRGEQMKGVIKRWESMGLDSFAFQNPFI, from the coding sequence ATGAAAGTTGTGATTCTAAATCTAAGTCCTCGCAATAATGGACTTACTGCGTCCCTTCTTCACGTAGTGGAGGAAGAATTAAAGAAGTATAAGGAGGTCCATGTTGATTTTTGCAACATAGGGGATTATATAATAGCTCCTTGCCTGGGATGCTATAGCTGCTATAAGACTGGGAAGTGCCATATAGATGATGATGGAGAAAGCTTATCTGTATTAATTGGCGGAGCAGATATCATCATATTTGGTTCACCAACCTATGCCAGTAATATAACAGGCCAGGGAAAGATTTTAATTGATAGGGGACATTTTGTTTTAGAGCAATTACTGACTAACAAATATGCTATTTGTATTACGACAGGTGAGAATTATGGCCACAAAGACAGTCTAAAAATATTGAAAAAATTATGCCTTTATTCAGGGGCATTCATATCAAAGGCTTATCCTGTTACACAGCCATATGGAAGCAGGCTGTCTGAAAAAATGATTAGAAAAACCAAAAGAGCAGCGCATAAGATTTACAAGGATGTAGTCATGCATAAAAAATATATTTTGCAAAGAGTAATTCATTCTATTATTTTTTACATAGGAATTAAACCTTTTGTATTAAAGAGAGGAGAGCAAATGAAGGGCGTCATAAAAAGATGGGAAAGTATGGGGTTAGATTCATTTGCTTTTCAAAATCCATTCATATAA
- a CDS encoding ammonium transporter: MSTIIIIDTLWVLFAAVLVFFMNLGFAAVESGFARSKNTVNILSKNFIVFAVSSIGFMLLGWGLMFGGANPIIGTEHLFILGKSNDFYNDTLTSYVPFWGKFFFQLVFCGTAATIVSGAVAERVKYLSFIVFSFVLTIFIYPIVGHWIWGGGWLANLGFMDFAGDTVVHSVGGWAALAGAMILGPRHGKYDKDGKPQAIPGHNMSLAVIGLFILWLGWFGFNPGSTMSFQNPANVMHILVTTNTAAVAAVLTATATSWIFIGKPDLGMTINGCLAGLVGITGSCAYVSVGSSMIIGAIAGVIVVFAVLFFDRTKVDDPVGATSVHLVCGVFGTICIGLFAQEGVTSLSTVNGLFFGGGFALLGVEILGILAVGVFVFISSALIWLILQKTMGIRVTLEEEIMGLDIGEHGHTAYPDFAIVAPIMDSANEYGDTFPTLSPVEINRPSSAVSPDVAVPVVNKARSGAKMTKVTIITNQEKLAKLQSSLDKIGITGLTVANVLGYGMQKGHTEYFRGAPVKTRLLPKVQVDIVVCKIPTEAVVDTVKKALYTGNMGDGKIFIYDVENVIKIRTGEEGYDALQDEEDELSAVSVQ, encoded by the coding sequence ATGAGTACTATAATAATCATCGATACCCTTTGGGTATTATTTGCAGCTGTACTGGTATTCTTTATGAATCTTGGTTTCGCTGCAGTCGAATCTGGTTTCGCCAGATCAAAAAATACAGTTAACATTCTATCGAAAAACTTTATCGTTTTCGCTGTATCATCTATAGGTTTCATGCTCCTTGGCTGGGGACTGATGTTCGGTGGAGCCAACCCGATTATCGGTACAGAACACCTGTTTATCTTAGGGAAATCCAATGATTTTTACAATGATACGCTTACATCTTATGTACCCTTCTGGGGGAAATTTTTCTTCCAGTTGGTATTCTGCGGTACTGCAGCAACCATCGTATCAGGAGCAGTTGCCGAGCGCGTTAAATATCTCTCATTCATCGTATTTTCTTTCGTACTGACTATTTTCATTTACCCAATTGTTGGTCATTGGATCTGGGGCGGTGGATGGTTAGCTAATCTTGGTTTCATGGATTTCGCCGGTGACACTGTCGTTCACTCCGTTGGTGGTTGGGCAGCTCTGGCTGGTGCTATGATCTTGGGCCCCCGTCACGGAAAATATGATAAAGATGGAAAGCCACAGGCAATCCCAGGACACAATATGTCTTTAGCTGTTATCGGACTTTTCATTTTGTGGCTTGGATGGTTCGGATTCAATCCCGGATCCACCATGAGTTTTCAAAATCCTGCAAATGTTATGCACATCCTTGTAACCACCAATACCGCAGCCGTTGCAGCTGTACTTACAGCTACCGCTACTTCATGGATCTTCATTGGCAAACCGGATCTTGGAATGACCATCAACGGCTGCCTGGCAGGTCTTGTTGGGATCACTGGCAGCTGTGCTTATGTAAGTGTTGGCAGTTCAATGATCATCGGTGCTATCGCTGGCGTGATTGTTGTGTTCGCTGTACTGTTCTTTGACCGAACAAAAGTTGACGACCCTGTTGGTGCTACCTCAGTTCACTTAGTATGTGGTGTTTTCGGTACAATTTGCATTGGACTTTTTGCTCAGGAAGGCGTAACTAGTCTTTCTACAGTTAATGGTTTATTCTTCGGCGGCGGTTTCGCACTACTTGGTGTAGAGATTCTTGGTATCTTAGCTGTTGGTGTATTTGTATTCATCTCATCTGCTCTAATCTGGCTTATTCTTCAAAAGACCATGGGAATCCGCGTTACTCTTGAAGAGGAAATCATGGGGCTTGATATCGGTGAACATGGACACACTGCTTATCCTGATTTTGCAATCGTAGCTCCTATTATGGATTCTGCTAATGAATATGGTGACACATTCCCAACATTAAGCCCGGTTGAAATTAATAGACCTTCCAGTGCAGTATCACCGGATGTGGCTGTACCAGTAGTGAACAAAGCACGTTCAGGTGCTAAGATGACAAAGGTTACTATTATCACTAATCAGGAAAAACTGGCAAAACTTCAGTCTTCTCTTGACAAAATCGGTATTACAGGACTTACAGTTGCAAATGTTCTTGGTTATGGTATGCAGAAAGGACATACTGAATACTTCCGTGGTGCTCCCGTGAAAACAAGGCTTCTTCCTAAAGTTCAGGTAGACATCGTTGTGTGTAAAATCCCTACTGAAGCAGTGGTTGATACAGTAAAAAAAGCTCTGTATACAGGTAATATGGGCGACGGTAAGATCTTCATTTACGATGTTGAGAATGTTATCAAAATCAGAACCGGTGAAGAAGGATATGACGCCCTTCAGGATGAAGAAGATGAATTATCCGCTGTATCTGTACAATAA
- a CDS encoding GNAT family N-acetyltransferase, which yields MQILNYSQKYEKEVVDLWNKTLTADPITVQKFRKQALFDENFDPELCYVATENDQVVGFLLSTKRKFPYLERGLEPTRGWINVMFVDQAYRRKGIGTALVQRAEEKLKSLGVETVTLAAYSPNYFFPGVDKDNYSDAIKFFEKMGYKAGKESYSMCKDLHGYQISQGTLDKMAKAQEAGFSFINFEYKYALELLEFLKDEFGGGWKRNALISMQNNIAEDCILLVLNAEQKIVGFCMRMIDGNPMRFGPIGVKAEARNYGIGGILFDLMQFEMAKRGIYHLFFLSTDEPGRRFYERHGVKVFRTFVDYQKTI from the coding sequence ATGCAAATACTAAATTATAGTCAAAAGTACGAAAAAGAAGTCGTTGATTTATGGAATAAGACATTGACTGCTGATCCGATTACTGTTCAGAAATTCAGAAAACAAGCATTGTTTGATGAAAATTTTGATCCGGAACTCTGCTATGTAGCAACAGAAAATGATCAGGTCGTTGGATTCCTGCTTTCGACCAAAAGAAAGTTTCCATATCTTGAAAGAGGATTGGAACCTACAAGAGGCTGGATTAATGTCATGTTTGTGGATCAGGCCTACAGGCGAAAAGGAATCGGAACAGCTTTAGTTCAGCGTGCAGAAGAAAAACTAAAATCATTGGGGGTTGAGACTGTAACACTGGCAGCCTACAGCCCAAATTATTTTTTCCCAGGTGTAGATAAAGACAATTACAGTGATGCAATCAAATTTTTTGAAAAAATGGGTTATAAAGCTGGGAAAGAAAGCTACTCCATGTGTAAAGATTTACATGGTTATCAAATCAGTCAGGGAACTTTGGACAAGATGGCAAAAGCACAGGAAGCGGGATTTTCTTTTATCAATTTTGAATACAAATATGCTCTGGAGCTTCTGGAGTTCTTAAAAGATGAATTTGGCGGCGGCTGGAAAAGAAACGCGTTGATTTCAATGCAGAACAATATAGCTGAAGATTGCATTTTGCTGGTACTCAATGCAGAACAGAAAATAGTAGGATTTTGCATGAGAATGATTGATGGCAATCCAATGCGTTTTGGGCCGATCGGAGTAAAAGCAGAAGCCAGAAATTATGGTATAGGCGGCATTTTGTTTGATCTTATGCAGTTTGAAATGGCGAAACGGGGGATATACCATTTGTTTTTCCTGTCTACTGATGAACCGGGCAGAAGATTTTATGAAAGACATGGGGTTAAGGTATTCAGAACCTTTGTAGATTATCAAAAAACGATCTAA
- a CDS encoding PIG-L deacetylase family protein yields the protein MSQIKRVVSVGAHSLDAEIMGGPIMLKYAKEGAHCTYVHVTQGRLEDPNATEEEKRAYLEELFNQNKRAAEKLNGDYIWLGYVSSNMPSLEEFAARMEQYFLDEKVDLVITHWRGSMHPRHINTHDAVTTAVKRLREKGSSIRLLYGENFEDLVGFIPQAYFKLEPDEVEQWFSALREYSVFCGKVNNFPYTEYYPTIGKVRQIESNNTGFTAAYMYASLIENKLW from the coding sequence ATGAGTCAAATTAAACGGGTTGTAAGTGTTGGAGCACATTCGCTGGACGCGGAGATTATGGGCGGTCCCATTATGCTGAAATATGCAAAAGAAGGAGCCCACTGCACCTATGTCCATGTTACCCAGGGACGCCTGGAAGATCCTAATGCAACAGAAGAGGAAAAGAGAGCTTATTTAGAAGAACTATTCAATCAAAACAAACGCGCGGCTGAGAAATTAAATGGAGATTATATTTGGTTAGGATATGTTTCCAGCAATATGCCTTCTTTAGAGGAATTCGCGGCAAGAATGGAACAGTATTTCTTAGACGAGAAAGTTGATTTAGTCATTACCCATTGGCGTGGTTCAATGCATCCAAGACACATCAACACCCATGATGCAGTGACTACCGCAGTAAAACGATTACGCGAGAAAGGAAGTTCTATCCGACTGCTTTATGGAGAAAATTTTGAGGACTTGGTTGGTTTTATTCCGCAGGCTTACTTTAAATTGGAGCCGGATGAAGTGGAGCAATGGTTTTCTGCATTAAGGGAATACTCCGTATTCTGCGGAAAAGTGAATAACTTCCCATACACTGAGTACTATCCAACCATAGGAAAAGTCCGCCAAATTGAATCCAATAATACTGGTTTTACAGCAGCCTATATGTATGCCAGCCTGATAGAAAATAAATTATGGTGA
- the murQ gene encoding N-acetylmuramic acid 6-phosphate etherase, producing MNEIRIDHLKTESRNPRTLNLDTMSAMELLRIMNEEDQKVIDAVKEALPQIEKCVQLVIDALNKNGRLIYIGAGTSGRLGILDAVECVPTFSTTDEVIGIIAGGEKAFVKAVEGAEDSEELAAKDLDAVNLGENDVVVGIAASGRTPYVIGALKHAKKVGAKCVGIACNKNSLLAQYADVAIEVDAGPEILTGSTRLKAGTCQKLILNMISTASMVGIGKVYGNLMVDMKPTNLKLVERAKRIVMESTGCDLDTAAKTLEETDFSIKEAIVMILTGVPREEAQRRIIENKGFIRKCIENVTVD from the coding sequence ATGAATGAGATAAGAATAGACCATTTAAAAACAGAAAGCCGTAATCCGAGAACATTGAATTTAGATACTATGTCTGCTATGGAGCTGCTTCGCATCATGAATGAAGAAGACCAAAAAGTAATTGATGCGGTGAAAGAAGCATTGCCTCAAATTGAAAAATGTGTTCAGTTGGTGATTGATGCACTCAACAAGAATGGAAGACTGATTTACATTGGTGCAGGGACAAGCGGCAGGTTGGGGATATTGGATGCCGTTGAATGCGTTCCCACATTCTCTACAACAGATGAAGTCATTGGGATTATTGCGGGTGGAGAAAAAGCTTTTGTAAAGGCAGTAGAAGGAGCTGAAGATTCTGAGGAACTGGCAGCAAAAGACCTGGATGCAGTCAATCTGGGAGAAAATGATGTGGTTGTTGGAATCGCAGCATCAGGAAGGACCCCTTATGTCATTGGCGCATTAAAACATGCTAAAAAAGTGGGGGCAAAATGCGTTGGTATCGCATGTAACAAAAATTCGCTTTTGGCACAATATGCTGATGTTGCTATTGAAGTAGATGCCGGACCAGAAATATTGACCGGATCCACTCGTCTAAAGGCTGGTACGTGCCAGAAACTTATCTTAAATATGATTTCAACAGCATCTATGGTAGGAATAGGGAAGGTTTATGGCAATCTAATGGTGGATATGAAGCCAACAAACCTTAAACTGGTAGAACGTGCGAAACGCATTGTCATGGAAAGTACCGGATGTGATCTGGATACAGCAGCAAAAACGTTAGAGGAAACAGATTTTTCTATCAAGGAAGCAATTGTTATGATTCTGACAGGTGTTCCAAGAGAGGAGGCGCAAAGAAGAATTATTGAAAACAAAGGATTTATCAGAAAATGTATCGAAAACGTAACTGTGGACTAA
- a CDS encoding PTS system mannose/fructose/N-acetylgalactosamine-transporter subunit IIB — protein MAKTYVRVDDRLIHGQTIVAWCPTLSIKEIIAIDDESAKNPMLKSIMTMGVPPTYKTHIVTTEEAKKILSQESTVNRLVIVKFPEKLEQLKDEVVQQAELVILGNIAKRSDTIHKVSGATGIFYLSDRDVAIIDDIVAKGKEVCFQQLPTTTKTSWESFKKSIN, from the coding sequence ATGGCAAAGACTTATGTAAGGGTAGATGACAGATTAATTCATGGACAAACCATTGTTGCATGGTGTCCCACACTTTCAATCAAGGAAATTATTGCGATTGATGATGAAAGTGCGAAAAATCCGATGTTGAAATCTATTATGACTATGGGGGTACCTCCAACTTATAAGACTCATATTGTAACCACTGAAGAAGCTAAAAAGATCCTGAGCCAGGAAAGTACTGTAAATCGTTTGGTAATTGTTAAATTTCCTGAGAAGTTAGAGCAATTAAAAGATGAAGTAGTACAACAGGCTGAGTTGGTTATTTTGGGGAATATTGCAAAACGTTCGGATACAATTCATAAAGTTAGTGGTGCAACAGGAATTTTTTATTTAAGTGACCGTGACGTGGCCATCATAGATGACATCGTTGCAAAAGGTAAGGAAGTATGTTTTCAGCAATTGCCTACAACTACAAAAACCAGTTGGGAATCATTCAAAAAATCTATTAATTAG
- a CDS encoding PTS mannose/fructose/sorbose/N-acetylgalactosamine transporter subunit IIC: protein MQIYQIILIALFVYLGSIGSIVGNTIGWYTLGRPLVAAFVVGLIMGDVQTAVLIGISLQIMYMGNVTPGGAVAWDLSYATYIGTAGALVFGRGLDTAQIIGLAVVFAGIGGLVGQIMWNISYALNLPLNRVAQKYAEAGETRKMFIPNLVLGQLIGFACRFIPAIIVLTSMTAASAQGDFASLIPGWVTTTLGVFGGMMASLGMGIIISFLFKKKYHIVIFLAGFILVTYFNLSTMAVAVLAIIIAILYYVSITSLEAKRGEVQ, encoded by the coding sequence ATGCAAATCTATCAAATCATTCTTATTGCCTTATTTGTGTATTTAGGTTCAATCGGTTCAATTGTTGGGAATACCATTGGCTGGTACACCTTAGGAAGGCCTTTGGTTGCTGCATTTGTTGTAGGTCTTATTATGGGAGATGTTCAGACTGCTGTATTGATCGGTATTTCGCTTCAAATCATGTATATGGGTAATGTAACTCCTGGCGGTGCAGTTGCATGGGACTTATCCTACGCGACCTATATTGGCACAGCGGGTGCGCTGGTATTTGGAAGAGGATTAGATACTGCACAGATTATTGGTCTGGCGGTTGTTTTTGCTGGAATTGGGGGATTAGTAGGACAAATCATGTGGAATATTTCCTATGCACTGAATCTTCCATTGAACCGTGTGGCTCAGAAATATGCCGAAGCAGGCGAAACCAGGAAGATGTTTATTCCTAATCTTGTTTTAGGACAGTTAATTGGTTTTGCATGCCGCTTTATTCCTGCAATCATCGTACTGACTTCTATGACTGCTGCTTCTGCGCAAGGCGACTTTGCATCCTTAATTCCTGGTTGGGTTACAACCACTTTGGGTGTCTTTGGTGGTATGATGGCTTCATTGGGAATGGGAATCATTATTTCTTTCTTATTTAAGAAAAAATATCATATCGTAATTTTCCTTGCAGGATTTATCTTGGTAACTTATTTTAACCTGAGTACAATGGCAGTTGCCGTCTTAGCAATTATTATCGCTATTTTATATTATGTTTCTATTACAAGCTTAGAAGCTAAGAGGGGAGAAGTGCAATAA
- a CDS encoding PTS system mannose/fructose/sorbose family transporter subunit IID: MKKISQKTLKKSFLNWFFWNGCSQQAESMLGLAFGQSMAPVIDELYDTKEEKAEALKRHITLFNTEAQVGSICNGIVCGLEEANANGACTPDLISSVKVALIGPTSAIGDSLWVATFIPILLTICLSISQASQATGWLGPVLYMLVYPIGTFLLSWYLFKLGYKSGIEGMSTFMSTGKLNYLTDTMTVLGLIVVGALTASFVTLQLPIQIIRDVYDATTGQILENQVIFDADKVVNSIFPHILPLLLTLVVYYLYSKKKWSPLKLMGLIFVIACVLTFIGYATGFYA, translated from the coding sequence ATGAAAAAGATTAGTCAGAAGACACTTAAAAAATCATTCTTAAACTGGTTTTTCTGGAATGGATGTTCGCAGCAGGCAGAAAGTATGTTAGGATTGGCTTTTGGACAATCTATGGCACCGGTTATTGACGAATTATACGATACGAAAGAAGAAAAAGCAGAGGCTTTAAAAAGGCATATCACTTTATTCAATACAGAAGCACAAGTTGGATCTATTTGTAATGGCATTGTTTGCGGATTGGAAGAAGCGAATGCTAATGGAGCATGTACTCCTGATTTAATCAGTAGTGTAAAAGTAGCATTAATAGGTCCGACTTCTGCCATTGGGGATTCCTTATGGGTTGCAACCTTTATTCCTATTCTTTTAACAATTTGTCTGTCAATTTCTCAGGCATCACAAGCAACTGGTTGGTTAGGTCCTGTATTATATATGCTGGTTTATCCGATAGGAACTTTTTTACTAAGCTGGTATTTGTTTAAGTTGGGTTATAAATCCGGTATTGAAGGAATGTCGACATTTATGTCAACTGGTAAACTGAATTATTTGACAGATACCATGACAGTACTGGGATTAATTGTTGTTGGTGCATTAACAGCGTCATTCGTTACGCTTCAATTACCAATTCAGATCATCAGAGACGTATATGATGCAACAACAGGCCAGATATTAGAAAATCAGGTTATATTCGATGCGGATAAAGTTGTTAATTCTATCTTTCCTCACATTTTGCCATTGCTCTTAACTTTAGTGGTTTACTATCTGTATTCAAAGAAAAAGTGGTCTCCACTTAAATTGATGGGATTAATTTTTGTAATTGCATGTGTGCTTACTTTTATCGGATATGCGACAGGATTTTATGCGTAA